CCTTCCTCGTCCACAGTATAGCCCATGGGATCGTCAATGTAGGCATTGATTTCTTTGCGATACGTCGAAACAATGCGACGGATGAACTCCGGGGGACGCATGCGGCCTTCAATTTTGAAGGAATAGACACCTGCCTGAATGAGGTCCGGAATGTTGCGGTACATGCACATATCCTTGAGAGCCAGCTTGTAGGGGCCGGGGCTGTCGGCATCCAGCACCTCTTCCGTATCCTCGTCGATGAGCTGGAATGCCCAGCGACAGGCCTTGAGACAGCGCCCGCGATTGCCGCTCTGCCCGAAGAGCACGCCGGAGTGGATGCACTGGCCGCTTTCGGATATGCACATGTCGCCGTGCATGAAGTATTCAATCTCCAGACCCGTGCGCTCCTTGAAGAGAGAGAGCTCGGAGAGCGTCATCTCACGGCCGACCACGATGCGCGTGATGCCGTACTCCTTCATCTTTTCAATGGCGCCTTCATTGTGCGTATTCATCATGACCGAGGTATGGATGGGAATGTCGATGCCAAGCTTCTGCTTGAGCGCAAGCACGGCGAAATCCTGCACGAGGATCGCGTCCGGCTTGATCTCGTTGAGGTATTGGAGATATTCCTTTAAAGGCTCAACCTCCTCTTCGCTGATTAAATTATTGAGTGTGATATAGAGCTGCACGCCGCGCTCATGTGTATATTCGACGGCTTTTTTGAGCATTTCGTTATCAAAGTTGAAATCGCCTTCATGCAGGCGCATATTGAAGTGTTTGCCGCCCAGGTAGATGGCATCCGCCCCGGCATCGACACCGGCTATGAGGGCATCGAATGTACCGGCGGGAGCGAGCAGCTCAACAGACTTCCGATGTAAAAGCATAAAAGAACTCCTTCTATATAGCAGGTGCTGAAAATATCACCTAATATTTAAGATACAACCACTAATATATCATTTTTTTCAAAAATAATAAAGGGGTTTTCTATTAGATGTCGTTTATGGCTGTAGGTTTACAATAGATATGTTACACAAGTAAATGAAAAGAAAGCCTTTTTGTGATATGCTCTATCTACGAAAACAAACCATACACAAAGGAGGCTTTCTCATGAAGAGCATAACACAGGACCTCAAGTATTATCAAGCGATTCTTTCCTACGCAGATAAGCACGGCGTCACAAAGGCTGCCATCAAGTACCGTACCTATCGCCAATTCATCTACCGACTGCGCAACCGCTACGATGGTACTTTGGAATCCCTTGCCCCTAAGTCTCGTCGTCCACATCATCATCCCAACGAGCACGCAGACGAGGAGATCGCTCTCATTCGTCGGATGCGCAAACGTCACACCAATACAGGTCTTGTCCGCTTCTGGGTGTGCCTACGCAAAAAGGGCTATACTCGATCCATCGCAGGTCTTTACCGCTGCATGAGACGCCTCGGGCTCCAAACGGTCAAACCCAAGAAGCCCGCATATAAACCAAAACCCTATAAGCAGGCAACCTTCCCCGGAGAAAAGGTACAGATTGATGTCAAAGTCGTTCCCTCTGCCTGCATTGTTGGAGATGCAAAGGAACAGGGCGAGAAAATGTACCAATATACAGCCATTGATGAATGTACGCGTTTCCGCTTTATCGCAGCATTTAAGGAGCAATCCACCTACTCGTCCATGCGCTTCCTGCAGCAGCTGATCCAACGTTTCCCGTTCAAGATACACAAGGTACAAACGGATAATGGAGTGGAATTTACGAAGCGTTTCCAAGCGGCAGATGAGGAAAATCTGACGCTGTTTGAAAGAGAACTGAAGCGCCTTGGCATTGCGCATCAGAAGATTCGCCCCTATACCCCGAGACATAACGGTAAGGTAGAGCGTTCACATCGAAAGGACAACGAGGAGTTTTACGCCACGCATACGTTTTATTCGTTTGAGGATTTCAAGGTGCAGCTTGCCCGACGCAACAGGGAGTATAACAACTTCCCTATGCGTCCCCTCGGATGGAAGTCTCCTCGTGAGGCGCTTTCTCTGCTCCTCTCTTGTGTAACATATGATTGACAAACCTACATTTTCTATTAGATGTCGTTTATGGCTTGTAGGATTACAATAGATGTGAGACTGGAACAGGATATACAAAAGCGATGAAATCCTTTAGAATGTGTTTAGCACCAACAACATGACCAAAGGAGGTTTCATCGCCATGTCCAGTATAACACAAATCAAACGCTATCTGCCACATGAACTTAAGACACGCATCTATGCCGTCCAGCTTTATCGCCATGAAGAGGATATATCCTTTGTCTGCCGTCGTTACAAAATCTCCAAAGCCTCACTTATGCGTTGGAACAAAAAATATGACGGCACGCCGGAATCCTTGATGGACAAATCCCATCGACCACACACACAACACCCGAAAGCACATACCGAAGAGGAACAAACTTGGATTTGCAACCTCCATAGGCGCAACCCGCATATTTCCGTCGGAGAAATGTATGGTAAACTCAAAATGCACAAAGGCTATCAACGCCACCCGGGCTCGCTCTACCGCGTACTTATCCGTCTTGGCTTGCGTCCGTCACGCACCGACACCAAAACAGCATCCAGGAAACCGCAGCCCTATCATACCCCGCAACAACCCGGCGTAAAATGGCAGATGGATGTCAAATATGTTCCCTCTGCCTGTTATGTCGGAAGTACGCCACAAGCATTTTTTCAGTACACCGTTATAGACGAGGCCTCCCGCGAGCGTTACATCCATCCCTATGAAGAGGTTAGCAGTGCCTCCACTTGCGATTTCCTGCTCCGTGCAATCACCTTTTTCGGCTACCAGCCGCAGACCCTCCAGACTGACAATGGTCCGGAGTTTGCCCACACGTGCAAGACAGAACGAGTCCACCCGCTTGATGCTCTCTGCGAGAAACTCGGTATCCGGCACAAACGCATCCGACCTCGAACACCACGGCATAATGGGAAGGTGGAACGCAGCCACAGGAACGATCAGGAGCGATTTTACAACAAACTGAAATTCTTCTCCCTCGATGATTTGAAAGAGCAAATGCGCCGTTATCTCCATCGATCTAATCGCATTCCCACCAAGGTTCTCGGATGGAAGTCTCCTTTCGAGAAACGCAAGGAACTGCTGCAAGAATATCCGGTAGTCAAAGCTAAGAGAATTACAGTGGATGCTATGACATTTATTTATGGGTCTCCCGCTTCTTAAATTTTCGGTCTCACATCATTGACATTCCTACATTTTCTATTAGATGTCGTTTATGGCTGTAGGTTTGTCTCTTTTGGAGAAAACGATTGACAAGAATCCTTTTTCTGTGATATAGTCGTACGGTAATGCACGGGAAGGTGCATTTTCCCCAACCGCACGACGAGGCGCCGCGGGCAGAAAAGGCGTGAGCCTGCCGTAGTCGGCGAGTACACAACTCAGGGAGGTGTTTTCATGTACGCAGTTATTAAAACGGGCGGTAAGCAGTATCGCGTTCAGGAGGGCGATGTCCTCTTCGTAGAGAAGCTTGCAGCTGAAGCCGGTGAGACGGTCGTCTTCGATGAGGTCTTGACGGTCGCTGACGGCGATAACGTTAAGATCGGCACACCGGTCGTTGCCGGAGCCAAGGTTTCGGCGAAGGTCGAGGCGCAGGGCAAGGCGAAGAAGATCCTTGTCTTCAAGTACAAGGCAAAGGCTAACTACCGCCGTCGTCAGGGCCATCGTCAGCCTTATACGAAAGTCACGATCGAAAAGATTGAGGCGTAATGATTGAAGTTTGCCTGTATCGGCAAAACGGCAGAATCACGGGGTATGATGTCACCGGGCACAGCGGAACGGCTGACCATGGTTTTGACATCGTTTGCGCGGGCATATCGAGCCTGGCACAGACTGCCCTTTTAGGGTTAGGGATGCATCTGCATCGCAAGGTGGATTATCACGTAGCGAGCGGAGACCTCCATGTAGAGCTCTTAGAGGCACCCGATGAAAAAACAGATGCCATATTGGAGACGATGCTATTGGGCATACGGGAGATTGTGAAGCTCCGGCCCGAAGCAGTACGGCTTCTCGAGAATGAATCTGGGAGGTGAGATGAATGTTCACTTTTGATTTACAGCTGTTCGCTCATAAGAAGGGTGTTTCCAGCACTCGTAACGGCCGCGACAGTGAGTCCAAGCGCCTTGGCGTCAAGGAGCAGGCCGGTACGGTCGTCACGGCCGGCAGCATTCTCGTTCGTCAGCGAGGCACGCACTTCCATCCTGGTCATAATGTCGGCATCGGTAAGGACGATACGTTGTTCGCCAAGATTGCCGGTAAGGTCGCTTTCGAGAGAAAGGGCAAGTACCAGCGTCAGGTCAGTGTTTACGCTGCTGAATAATGATGTGAAAAAAGCTGTTGCATTGTTTTTGTGCAACAGCTTTTTTGCTTATGATAATATTTCGGAGAAATAAACATGCAGTTTATTGACAGAGCAAAAATTCATGTGAAGGCAGGTGACGGCGGGCATGGGAAATCCGCGTTCCGCCGTGAGAAATTCATAGCGAAGGGCGGTCCCTCCGGCGGCGACGGCGGCCGCGGAGCCGACGTCATCCTGCGCGTCGTCGATAACATGAATACGCTTCTCGACTTCCGGTATCACCGCAAGTTCACAGGGGATAACGGCGGAAACGGCGACATCAAAAACATGTACGGCAAGTCGGCATCGCCCTGCATTATCAACGTGCCGGCGGGCACCATTGTGCGTGATGCCGATACGAATGAGCTCTTAGCCGACCTCACGGAGATTGGACAGGAAGCTGTCGTCGCCAAGGGCGGGCGCGGCGGCCGAGGCAATGCGAAGTTTGCGAACTCGGCGAATCGCGCGCCAACGTTTGCGGAGTTCGGTGAGCCCGGCGAGGGACGCACGCTTCTTTTGGAGCTGAAGCTCTTGGCAGATGTGGGCCTCTTGGGGTATCCGAGTGTGGGAAAATCGAGCCTCATACGTTCCGTGTCGGCAGCGCGTCCGGAGGTCGCGGACTATCACTTCACGACGCTCGTGCCCGTACTCGGTGTTGTCGAGACGGACTACGAGGATCGATTCGTCATGGCGGACATCCCGGGACTCATTGAAGGCGCCGCCGACGGGGCGGGGCTCGGGCATGACTTCCTGCGTCACGTCGAGCGCACCCGTCTCCTCCTGCACGTCGTCGATGCCTCGGCACTGGAAGGACGTGATCCTGTCGAGGACTACAGGAAAATCAACGCGGAGCTCTTAAAGCACAGCGAAAAGCTGTCCCGCCGTCCGCAGGTGCTCGTCGCCAATAAGATGGACATCCCGGAGGCGGCGGAGCATCTGCCCGCGCTAAGGCGGTTGGCACAGTCAGAGGGCATTGAAATTTTCTCGATTTCGGCAGCGACAGGGGAGGGCGTCAAGGAGCTCATTGATCATGTGGCGGCTCGTCTCAAAGAGCCGATGCCTGTCGAGGAGGAGAGTGAGAAGACGGAGGGCGTCGTCTACGATGCGGATGCTGAGGCGGAGGATGATAAGATTACGATCACTCGTAACGATGCGGGCGATTACATCGTCCATGGCAAGTCGATCGAGAAGCTCGTAGCCATGACGAATTTTGCCAACGATGAAGCGCTGCGCCGCTTTCAATATATTTGGCGCATCAAGGGACTTGACGCGAAACTTCGTGAGCAGGGGATCGTAGAAGGGAAGACGGTGCGCATAGGCGACATGGAATTTGAGTATCAGGAGTAACGATATTGAAACGTAATACATTAACCGGAAAGCAGAAGCGATTCCTGCGTTCGCTCGGCGTTACAATGGATCCCGTTGTAATGATCGGCAAGGAAGGCGTGACTCCGGCGGTTGTGGAGTCTGCCAAGGCAGCCATCAAAAAGCGCGAGCTCATCAAGCTTCGCGTGCTGCAGAATGCGGAGGAAGAGCCCGCCGATGTGCTCGAAGTGATGGCGGAGCGCGTAGATGCCGATCTCGTGCAGATCATCGGGCGCAACGGGCTGCTCTTTAAGAGGAACTTTGATAAGCCGAACATTGAATTGCCGTAAGGAAGCGGTCACTATGGCGCATCGTACACAACTTAAAAATGCAAAGCGTATTGTTGTCAAGGTCGGTACATCCACACTTTTTTTGGAAAACGGCAAGCCCGATCTCTATCGCATTGAGCACTTAATACGCGAGCTTTCCGCCCTTCGGAATGAAGGACGGGAGGTCATCTTTGTCAGTTCGGGCGCGATTGCCTATGGCATGAATGAAGCGGGGATGCGGGAAAAACCTGCGGATATCCCGAAGAAGCAGGCGCTTGCCGCCATCGGTCAGAGCGGTCTCATGCACCTTTACAAGCGATTTTTCGCGGACTATGGGCAGACGACGGCGCAGGTTCTGCTGACAAAGGAAAATGCCGCTCGTCACCACCAGTATACGAACTCCCGAAACGCGCTTCTATCCCTGTTAGAGCTTGGCGTGATTCCCGTCATTAACGAAAACGATGTCGTTGCCATCGACGAAATAAAGATCGGAGACAATGATAATTTATCGGCGACGGTCGCGGTGCTCACCGACGCGGACGCGCTTTTGATTCTCTCCGATATCGACGGCGTCTACACAGGCAATCCGAGCAAGGATAAAGACGCGCGCCGCATCGAGGAGATCTTGGAGATCACGCCGGAAATCGAAAGGATGGCAGGCGGAGCGGGATCATCCTTCGGTACGGGCGGCATGGCGACGAAGATCGAGGCGGCCCGCATCGCGCTGAACGCGGGCGTCACGATGGTCATTGCCAAGGGGAGCGATGACGAGGTAATACGGCGTGTGTTCTCCGGAGATGTGCTCGGGACGATCTTCCCCGCGCGCGAAGCCCATCTTCGCACGCGGCAGAACTGGCTCGCCTTCGGCAAGCGCATCGAGGGAACGATCGCTGTGGATGAGGGCTGCGCAAATGCCATTCTCACAGGCAAATCCAGCCTTCTGGCCGCGGGAATCGTCTCGGTGGAGGGGGACTTTCCCGCCGGCAGCAGCGTTCGCATTCTTGCGCCATCAGGGCAGGAAATCGGCCGCGGCATCACGAATTATAACGCAAGTGATATGGAAAAGATCAAAGGCTTGAAAAGCCGGGATTTTAAGGCGATTTTGGGAGCGTCGGCGCGCGATGAGGTCATTCATCGGGATAATCTCGTCCTCCTGGCGCAGGGAATGGAGGCGGCTGCATGGCGATAGATGATGAAGTACGACGAATAGCGGGCGAGGCGAAGGCGGCCGGCCGCACGCTTGCCGCTGCCGCACCGGAGCGGAAAAACGCCGCGCTGGAGCAGATGGCGGATGCTCTTATAGAGCGGGCGGAGCTCATACTCGCGGCAAATGCCGAGGATATGGAGAAGGCTCGCAAAAATCCCGATATGAAACACTCGTATCTCGATCGGCTGCTGCTAGATGAGAATCGCATCCGCCAGATGGCAGAGGGACTGCGCCAGGCGGCCAAGCTACCCGATCCCGTCGGTCGGGTGGACTTCTCCGAGGTACGTCCCAATGGGCTGGAGATACGCCGCGTACGCGTGCCGCTCGGCGTCATAGGCATCATCTACGAGGCGCGTCCCAATGTGACGGCGGATGCGGCAGGTCTCTGCATCAAATCGGGAAACGCTGTCGTCCTGCGCGGAGGGTCGGATGCGCTTTCCTCCAATCAGGCGATTGTTGAAATCCTGCAGGCGGCGATTGAAAAGGCCGGCTTCCCGAAGGAGTGCATCGGCTTTTTAGCGAGCGCGGATCGCAGCGCGGTGGGCGTGCTCCTGCAGGCACGCGGTCTTGTGGATGTCATCATTCCCCGCGGCGGTGCGGGGCTGATCCGGCGTGTGCTTGAGGAGAGCGCCGTGCCCGTCATAGAGACGGGCAGCGGTATATGTCACACGTATATCGATGCGGGGGCGGATCACGATATCGCGATTGCGGTCTCCCTTAACGCGAAGACATCGCGTCCCTCCGTGTGCAACGCGATGGAAACGCTTCTCGTGCATCAGGATGAGGTTTCCATCCTGCCTGCGCTCATCCGCGCCATGCAGGAAAAGGGTGTGGAGATACGCGGATGCGCGCGGACACGCACGCTGGTTCCCGAGATCGGGGAGGCGACCGAGGAGGATTGGGCGACGGAGTATGACGAGCTCATCCTGTCGGTGAAGGTCGTCGAGGATATCGACGCGGCAATCGCGCATATCAATCGATACAACACGCAGCACTCGGAAACCATCATGACGAACGATCTCAAGCGGGCACATCGCTTTCAGACGGAGGTGGAGGCGGCTGCGGTCTATGTCAACGCTTCGACACGCTTTACGGACGGCTTCGAGTTCGGCTTCGGAGCGGAGATCGGCATCAGCACGCAGAAGCTCCACGCGCGAGGCCCGATGGGGCTCAATGAGCTCACGACGACGAAGTATCTCGTCTACGGTGAAGGGCAGATTCGTCTGTGAGACGTGTGGCCGGCTATTTGCGGAGCCTGTACCGCTATTATCGATACGATAAAAAGGGTCGGTTTGATTTTTTCGATCAGCTGAAGGCGATTGCGATTATCCTGCTGACCATAGGAATCGTGTGCATTTTATTCTATATACTGTAGTAGAGGAGGGGAACGCATGGCGAAGGAACGTGTCGGCATTATGGGCGGTACGTTTGACCCGATTCACAATGGCCATTTGGTGATCGCGGAGTCGGTGCGGGATGCGTTTTCCCTTTCCAAGGTGATCTTCATTCCCGCCGCCGATCCGCCGCACAAGCCTGCGATGATCGATGCGGTACACCGGCTGCGCATGGTGTGGCTGGCGACGAACTCCAATCCGTATTTTCAAGTGCTGGATATCGAGCTCAAGCGGGAAGGCCCTTCCTACAGTGTGGATACGATTCAATCGCTTGTCGAGCAGTGTGAGGATCGCTGCGAGTTCTATTTTATCATCGGCGCGGATGAGCTGAACATCCTTCCGGAGTGGCATAAAATTGAAGAGCTCGTCACGCTTTGCCGCTTCATCATCGCCAAGCGCCCGGGCGTTGAGGCGGATATGAGCCGTGTCTGTGAAATGTTGGGAGAGGCGGCGCAGAGACGGTTTTACTTCTGCGATACGCCGGAGCTGGAGATTTCTTCAACGGATATACGAAAGCGTATACGGGATCGTCAGTCGGTACGCTACATCCTTCCCCAGGAAGTCGAAGCCTATGTAAGGAAAGAAGGGCTGTACCTATGACGGCAGAAGAAATGAAGGCGGAGCTGGAAAGGCGAATACTCAAGAAGCGGTATCTGCACTCCCTCGGTGTTATGCATACAGCAGTGGAGATTGCCGAACGCCTCGGGATGCCGGCGGAACAGGTCAGAACGGCAGCACTTCTGCATGATTGCGGACGGGAGATCGCCGTGGAAAACATGGTCGAAGAGGCGGAAAAGCGAGGGATCGAGGTAGGGGAAATCGAACGCGCAATGCCGCTTCTCCTGCACGCGCCGCTGGGCAGTAAAATCGCCGAAGAGGTCTACGGTGTGCAAGACCCTGTCATCCTGCAGGCGATTGCCCTCCATACGGTGGGGGCAGCTTCGATGACGGATCTCGATAAGCTCATCTATTTTGCCGATATGATTGAGCCCATGCGTAAGTATCCGGAGGTGGAGGAGCTTCGTCGCTTTGGGCGCGAAGCCTTGCTGGACGAGATGTTCTTCGCGGGGGTATCGGCTTCCATTGCCTTTGTCATTGAAAAGAAGGGGCTGCTGCACCCTGCGACCGTTGCCGCTCGAAACGCGCTCTTATTAAAGAGATAAATTCATTTGCCCGCGGAAAAAGATGAGAGAAAGGAGGGACGCCGCTGGTGACAAGCGCGAGAGAGAATATAAAGCGAAAGCGCAAAATAAAAACACAAAGACGACGTTTGAAGCTGTTTCGATTCTTTGTATTTCTGCTTTTCCTGACGATTACACTGTCCTTGTTCGGCGTTCTTTCCTACTTTATCTATGGTGTCGCGCATGAGGCGTATCAGCGTTTCGACGCGATGTATCAAGGCTACCAGGAGCGACGCCTGGAGAGAAATCAGGCGGTGGATGAAAAATTTGAAGGCTATACGAATATCCTTGTGATCGGTCTTGATGAAGGAGCGGACACCTCCGGGGTGGAGGCGACATTTGCCGATTCGCTGCTCTTTGTCAGCATGGATAATGCGACGGGGAATGTACGTGTCATCAATATTCCCGGAAATACGCTCGTCCCGTATCCCAGCGGCGTTACGGGACGGATCAACGGCCTTTATGGCATAGGAGGCCCGCCGCTTCTCGTACAGTCCGTACATCAGCTGTTGGGCGTATCGGTACACCACTACATCGCTTTATCACCTTCCGCGCTGGCCGAGCTTGTTGACATTTTGGGCGGTATCGACCTCTACGTTGAGGATGAGATGGACTACGAAGACCCGGAGAGCGGGTTGTCCATCCACATTCAGAAGGGCTATCAGCACGTTGACGGTGACACGGCGCAGAAGTATCTGCGCTATCGCGGGACGGCTCTGGGGGAGGTCGGAAGACTCTACAGGCAGCAGCGGTTTGTCAAGGCGATCTATGAGCAGAGTTTCACGGTCGATACGGTTTCGAAGATTCCCGATATCGTCCGGCTTTTTGATGAAAAGATGAAGACAAGCGCGGAGGTTTTTGATACGGCACGCCTGACGAAGGTCGTCAAGAGCCTCAACGCGCATCCTCCGCAGACGAGTCTCCTGCCTGGAGCGGTGAACGACTACGGATGGCAGCCGGATGCGGAGGCCATTGCACAGAAGATGAAAGAGCTCTTCCCTGAGCCCGTAACAGAAGAATAGGAGAATGACATTGACAGCACCGGAAATTTTGAGTAAAAAAATAGCCAAGGCGGTAAGTGATAAAAAGGCCTCGGATATCGTCATCATGGACATGAAGGCATTGACGAGTGCGACGGACTACTTTGTCGTGGCAAGCGCCAATACGGCAACGCAGGTGCGTGCGATCGCCGATCATATAGAAGATGAGCTTCGCAAGGACGACATTGACTTCCTGCACAAGGAAGGATATCGAGAGGGCGAGTGGGTTCTCTTGGATTACGGCGATGCCGTAGCGCACATCTTCATGCAGGAGGCGCGCGAGTTCTACGCGATCGAGCGACTTTGGAGCGATGCTCCGCTCACGACGTATGAGGATTGATTCCATGTCGGAAATGAAGAAATACGGCCCTTCACGCGTCGTGACCATGCGAGTGAGCCGTGTCAACGAAGTGGGCGCATTCCTCGACGCGGAGACAGGAAGCACCTCGGACGATATCCTGCTCCATGCATCGCAGCAGACAAGTCCCGTCAAAGAAGGCGACAGCGTCGAGGTATTTCTCTACCTGGACCCGAAGCGAAGACTGACCGCGAGCATGCGCACGCCGAAGCTCAAAGAGGGGCAGATCGCCCGCATGAAGGTCATGAATGTCATTCGTGACGGCGCTTTTCTGGATGTCGGCGCGGAGCGCGGAATTTTCCTCCCATTTGCGGGCATGCGCGGACGTCCGCAGGTTGGAGAGACGGTGTGGGCGAAGCTTTACACGGATAAATCGGGGCGTTTGGCGGTTACGATGGAAGTCGAGGATGAACTGCGCCGTTCCTCCAAGCCGGCGGCCGGGGTCAAGGTCGGTGACAAGCTGCACGGATCCGTCTACAACATCAATGAAAGCGGCGCGTTTCTCTTCACGGATGAGCGGTATATCGTGCATATAGCGCACAAGGAAATGCCTGTGCGGCCGAAAGTGGGCGAAGAGGCAACGGTTCGCATCACCTATATTCGAGAAGACGGCAGGCTCAACGGATCATTCCGGGAAATCAAGGAAAAAGCCATCCTGACGGATGCTGAAAATATTTTGAAAATCCTCAAGGAGCGAGGCAAGATGCCCTATGATGATAAGACCTCGCCGGAGATCATCAGCCGGAAGTTTCAGATCAGCAAAGCGGCGTTCAAACGCGCTTTGGGCCATCTCTTGAAGGAAGGACACATTGAGATGCGGGACGGCTGGACGTATATAAAAGAGAACCGGCAGGAAAGAAATTCTTTGGGATAAAAGAAGGACTTTTTCCCTTTTTAACGAATTACCCAATATAGCGATAGAAATGGGGGTCGAGTATTCATGTCAGAAGATAATGAGAAGAAGGGTATACTTCTCGAAACAGGTACGAATGAATTTGAGATCATCGAGTTCAATATAGGTGCGGTCAACTACGGTATCAACGTAGCAAAGGTTCGCGAGGTCATCAAAGCCTCCGATTTTCCCGTGACGGAGATGCCGCAGGCGCATCCTTACATTGACGGTCTCTTTACATTGCGCGGCCGCGCCGTCCCGCTCGTAAATCTCCCGCGTGCGCTTGGCGTTTCGAGCGGACAGATGGAGGGGCGCTCACAGAACATCATTGTCACGGAAATCAACGGTTACGATATGGGGTTCCTTGTCGATAACGTATCCCGCATTCACCGCATTTCCTGGGAAAACATGGAGCCGGCTCCGGAAGTCAGCGATCATTCCCGCGTGGTCGGTCTTGTCAAGATGGAGGGCAAGATTGTCCTGCTGCTCGACTTTGAGACCATCATGGCGGAGATTAATCCGGAGATCAATCAGAAGCTCACCACCGTTGAAGAGTCGACGGAAGATGTCAAGAAGATGCGCTCCACGCAGCACGTCGTTGTAGCGGAGGATTCGCCGCTCCTGCGTGACCTTCTCGTCAATACGCTTCAGGAGAACGGATATACATTCATTCGTGACTTCGGCAACGGTGAAGATGCATGGAACTACCTCAAGGGGATTGCGGAGAAGACCCAGGGGAACAATGTCTTTGACAAGGTGCGTATCGTTATTTCCGATATCGAGATGCCGAAGATGGATGGGCACCGCCTCCTGAAGTTCATTCGAGAGGACAACCGTCTTCGTCCCGTGCCGGTCATCCTCTTCTCGTCGCTCATTTCTGAAGAAATGCGCCGCAAGGGCGAGGAGCTGGGCGCTTCCGGACAGATTTCCAAGCCGGAGATCAATCAGCTCATTCAGTTGATCGATAAGCTCATTTTCAACATCGAACCCGGGACGAAGGATGACGATGATTGATTTTTGAAGATGCAGATGGAGCCATCGTGAGATGGCTCCATTTTTGTGTAATGAAAAGCACTCTGATTGACGGACAAAGGATGTCTTCGGAGATATCTTCAGCGAAGCTTCTTCAGATAGTCGGCGACAGCGCTGCGGGCAGAC
This portion of the Selenomonas sp. TAMA-11512 genome encodes:
- a CDS encoding ribosomal-processing cysteine protease Prp; the encoded protein is MIEVCLYRQNGRITGYDVTGHSGTADHGFDIVCAGISSLAQTALLGLGMHLHRKVDYHVASGDLHVELLEAPDEKTDAILETMLLGIREIVKLRPEAVRLLENESGR
- the proB gene encoding glutamate 5-kinase, yielding MAHRTQLKNAKRIVVKVGTSTLFLENGKPDLYRIEHLIRELSALRNEGREVIFVSSGAIAYGMNEAGMREKPADIPKKQALAAIGQSGLMHLYKRFFADYGQTTAQVLLTKENAARHHQYTNSRNALLSLLELGVIPVINENDVVAIDEIKIGDNDNLSATVAVLTDADALLILSDIDGVYTGNPSKDKDARRIEEILEITPEIERMAGGAGSSFGTGGMATKIEAARIALNAGVTMVIAKGSDDEVIRRVFSGDVLGTIFPAREAHLRTRQNWLAFGKRIEGTIAVDEGCANAILTGKSSLLAAGIVSVEGDFPAGSSVRILAPSGQEIGRGITNYNASDMEKIKGLKSRDFKAILGASARDEVIHRDNLVLLAQGMEAAAWR
- the nadD gene encoding nicotinate-nucleotide adenylyltransferase, with the translated sequence MAKERVGIMGGTFDPIHNGHLVIAESVRDAFSLSKVIFIPAADPPHKPAMIDAVHRLRMVWLATNSNPYFQVLDIELKREGPSYSVDTIQSLVEQCEDRCEFYFIIGADELNILPEWHKIEELVTLCRFIIAKRPGVEADMSRVCEMLGEAAQRRFYFCDTPELEISSTDIRKRIRDRQSVRYILPQEVEAYVRKEGLYL
- a CDS encoding glutamate-5-semialdehyde dehydrogenase, whose amino-acid sequence is MAIDDEVRRIAGEAKAAGRTLAAAAPERKNAALEQMADALIERAELILAANAEDMEKARKNPDMKHSYLDRLLLDENRIRQMAEGLRQAAKLPDPVGRVDFSEVRPNGLEIRRVRVPLGVIGIIYEARPNVTADAAGLCIKSGNAVVLRGGSDALSSNQAIVEILQAAIEKAGFPKECIGFLASADRSAVGVLLQARGLVDVIIPRGGAGLIRRVLEESAVPVIETGSGICHTYIDAGADHDIAIAVSLNAKTSRPSVCNAMETLLVHQDEVSILPALIRAMQEKGVEIRGCARTRTLVPEIGEATEEDWATEYDELILSVKVVEDIDAAIAHINRYNTQHSETIMTNDLKRAHRFQTEVEAAAVYVNASTRFTDGFEFGFGAEIGISTQKLHARGPMGLNELTTTKYLVYGEGQIRL
- the obgE gene encoding GTPase ObgE, producing MQFIDRAKIHVKAGDGGHGKSAFRREKFIAKGGPSGGDGGRGADVILRVVDNMNTLLDFRYHRKFTGDNGGNGDIKNMYGKSASPCIINVPAGTIVRDADTNELLADLTEIGQEAVVAKGGRGGRGNAKFANSANRAPTFAEFGEPGEGRTLLLELKLLADVGLLGYPSVGKSSLIRSVSAARPEVADYHFTTLVPVLGVVETDYEDRFVMADIPGLIEGAADGAGLGHDFLRHVERTRLLLHVVDASALEGRDPVEDYRKINAELLKHSEKLSRRPQVLVANKMDIPEAAEHLPALRRLAQSEGIEIFSISAATGEGVKELIDHVAARLKEPMPVEEESEKTEGVVYDADAEAEDDKITITRNDAGDYIVHGKSIEKLVAMTNFANDEALRRFQYIWRIKGLDAKLREQGIVEGKTVRIGDMEFEYQE
- the rplU gene encoding 50S ribosomal protein L21; its protein translation is MYAVIKTGGKQYRVQEGDVLFVEKLAAEAGETVVFDEVLTVADGDNVKIGTPVVAGAKVSAKVEAQGKAKKILVFKYKAKANYRRRQGHRQPYTKVTIEKIEA
- the yhbY gene encoding ribosome assembly RNA-binding protein YhbY, which codes for MKRNTLTGKQKRFLRSLGVTMDPVVMIGKEGVTPAVVESAKAAIKKRELIKLRVLQNAEEEPADVLEVMAERVDADLVQIIGRNGLLFKRNFDKPNIELP
- the rpmA gene encoding 50S ribosomal protein L27, coding for MFTFDLQLFAHKKGVSSTRNGRDSESKRLGVKEQAGTVVTAGSILVRQRGTHFHPGHNVGIGKDDTLFAKIAGKVAFERKGKYQRQVSVYAAE
- a CDS encoding DDE-type integrase/transposase/recombinase, which gives rise to MKSITQDLKYYQAILSYADKHGVTKAAIKYRTYRQFIYRLRNRYDGTLESLAPKSRRPHHHPNEHADEEIALIRRMRKRHTNTGLVRFWVCLRKKGYTRSIAGLYRCMRRLGLQTVKPKKPAYKPKPYKQATFPGEKVQIDVKVVPSACIVGDAKEQGEKMYQYTAIDECTRFRFIAAFKEQSTYSSMRFLQQLIQRFPFKIHKVQTDNGVEFTKRFQAADEENLTLFERELKRLGIAHQKIRPYTPRHNGKVERSHRKDNEEFYATHTFYSFEDFKVQLARRNREYNNFPMRPLGWKSPREALSLLLSCVTYD